The following are from one region of the Amylibacter sp. IMCC11727 genome:
- a CDS encoding IclR family transcriptional regulator, whose amino-acid sequence MNKPVPNDGTVGKALEVLDLVASLGRPVRFKELQSLSDFPKASLYRFLQTLTNQGMLSYEASTQTYAPGLRLVRLAHAAWRQSSLAPVARPFLDALAQETGEAVHLAQLDHGHVLFVDKRKGTDNFDTLAQAGKVAPSYCTGVGKAILAFMPEPARDRALQQQAFLKYTPATHDSIDELAADLIEIRKNGFAFDREEHETGIISIAAPILTDPDTVIGALSIATSTNRHSLQALEAFRPALLDTATQIANAASTWQFPSQN is encoded by the coding sequence ATGAATAAGCCGGTTCCAAACGATGGCACGGTCGGTAAGGCATTGGAAGTGCTCGACTTAGTGGCGAGCCTTGGCCGTCCTGTTCGCTTTAAAGAACTGCAATCCCTATCCGATTTCCCCAAGGCTTCGCTGTACCGGTTTTTGCAGACCCTAACGAATCAGGGAATGCTGTCCTATGAGGCAAGCACCCAAACCTATGCCCCAGGTTTGCGCCTTGTACGCCTAGCGCACGCGGCATGGCGGCAATCATCCTTAGCCCCCGTGGCGCGGCCCTTTCTGGATGCACTGGCCCAAGAAACGGGCGAAGCGGTCCACCTCGCACAACTCGATCACGGCCATGTCCTGTTTGTAGACAAACGCAAAGGCACAGATAATTTTGACACGCTGGCACAGGCTGGCAAAGTTGCCCCAAGTTACTGCACGGGCGTTGGCAAGGCGATCCTTGCCTTTATGCCAGAACCCGCACGCGACCGCGCACTGCAACAACAGGCGTTTTTGAAGTATACACCCGCCACCCATGACAGCATTGATGAACTGGCGGCGGACCTGATTGAAATCCGCAAAAACGGTTTTGCCTTTGACCGCGAAGAACACGAAACAGGCATCATCAGCATTGCCGCCCCGATCCTCACGGACCCAGATACGGTGATCGGGGCGCTATCCATTGCCACATCGACCAACCGCCACAGCCTGCAAGCACTTGAGGCGTTTCGCCCTGCGTTGCTCGACACTGCCACCCAAATCGCGAATGCTGCCTCCACGTGGCAGTTTCCATCGCAAAACTGA
- a CDS encoding sugar ABC transporter permease, with protein MPASEFQATQQTSWMSRNKLAITPWVFLIPALIFFAIYVVIPIFQSITLSFYEWNGLYDADGNSTATWVGLENYKKLWTDPKFWVSLKNNVLWLFLFMLAVPLGLFIALFLNQTVPGMRFYKSMFFFPFVISQVVVGLIFGWFYNPDFGVVGSLWKLAFCEETTNILGNVTFKCSRTPPDILSSSEYATYGIIAAGLWPQIAYCMILYLTGLNNVAADQIEAGRLDGAKGWKMLWYVVLPQLRPATFIAVVVTVIGALRSFDMIAIMTQGGPYGSTNVLSYYMFETAISEYGERYGYGSSIATVLFIIMLFFISYFLWRMYQDEKGGR; from the coding sequence ATGCCAGCGTCTGAGTTTCAAGCCACGCAGCAAACCAGTTGGATGTCGCGCAACAAGCTCGCCATCACGCCTTGGGTTTTCCTGATCCCCGCTTTGATTTTCTTCGCCATTTACGTGGTGATCCCGATTTTTCAATCCATCACGCTGTCGTTTTATGAATGGAACGGGCTTTATGATGCAGATGGCAATTCCACGGCTACTTGGGTCGGGCTTGAGAATTACAAGAAGCTTTGGACCGATCCAAAGTTCTGGGTCTCGCTCAAAAACAATGTGTTGTGGTTGTTCCTGTTTATGCTCGCCGTACCTTTGGGCCTGTTTATCGCGCTGTTTTTGAACCAGACGGTGCCGGGGATGCGGTTTTACAAATCCATGTTTTTCTTCCCGTTTGTGATTTCACAAGTGGTGGTTGGTTTGATTTTCGGCTGGTTCTACAACCCTGATTTTGGGGTGGTGGGCAGCCTGTGGAAGCTGGCGTTTTGTGAGGAGACAACCAATATCTTGGGCAATGTGACGTTCAAATGTTCACGCACGCCGCCTGATATTCTGTCGTCTTCTGAGTACGCGACCTATGGCATTATCGCTGCGGGGCTTTGGCCGCAGATTGCCTATTGCATGATCCTGTATCTGACAGGGCTGAACAACGTGGCCGCTGATCAGATCGAGGCGGGGCGTTTGGACGGAGCCAAAGGGTGGAAAATGCTGTGGTATGTGGTGCTGCCACAACTGCGCCCTGCCACGTTTATCGCTGTGGTAGTGACGGTGATTGGTGCGCTGCGGTCGTTCGATATGATCGCGATTATGACGCAAGGGGGGCCCTATGGCTCCACCAATGTACTGTCCTATTACATGTTTGAAACGGCGATTTCGGAATATGGGGAGCGGTATGGTTATGGCTCTTCCATTGCGACGGTGCTGTTCATTATCATGTTGTTCTTCATCAGCTATTTCCTGTGGCGCATGTACCAAGATGAGAAAGGCGGCCGCTGA
- a CDS encoding L-threonylcarbamoyladenylate synthase: MFQANDVQAAADVLRSGGVLAFATETVYGLGADARNGDAVAAVYAAKGRPAFNPLIIHVADLAMAERFGVFSDTARLLAEAFWPGPLSLVVPLRKDAGLSSLVTAGLDSVAIRVPAHSGAQAVLAAFDGPVAAPSANPSGGISPTKSAHVRAGLNGRIDGVLEGGDCAVGLESTILLVDADVALLRAGGVAVEDIEAVLRGAIARPEDPETPQSPGQLASHYAPNAAVRINASEKRAGEIYIGFGAVDDADLSLSEMGSVNEAAANLFSVLHAADAMAKDGQTIAIAPVPMMGLGLAINDRLTRAAADRGEI, translated from the coding sequence ATGTTTCAAGCGAACGATGTGCAGGCTGCTGCGGATGTATTGCGCAGTGGCGGCGTTTTGGCGTTTGCAACGGAAACGGTTTACGGGCTTGGAGCGGATGCACGAAATGGGGATGCGGTTGCGGCTGTTTATGCAGCCAAGGGGCGACCTGCGTTTAATCCGCTGATCATCCATGTGGCTGATTTGGCTATGGCCGAACGATTTGGCGTGTTTTCGGACACCGCACGCCTGTTGGCTGAAGCGTTTTGGCCAGGTCCGCTGAGCCTTGTAGTGCCGTTGCGCAAAGATGCGGGGTTGTCGTCTTTGGTTACGGCAGGATTAGACAGCGTGGCGATCCGTGTGCCCGCCCATTCCGGGGCGCAGGCAGTGTTGGCTGCGTTTGATGGGCCCGTGGCGGCGCCATCCGCCAACCCCTCGGGCGGGATCAGCCCCACAAAATCGGCCCATGTTCGCGCAGGGCTTAACGGGCGAATAGATGGTGTTTTGGAAGGCGGCGATTGCGCGGTTGGGTTGGAATCGACCATTTTGCTGGTTGATGCCGACGTTGCCTTACTTCGGGCAGGGGGCGTGGCCGTAGAAGACATTGAAGCAGTGCTGCGCGGTGCAATTGCACGGCCAGAAGATCCAGAAACGCCCCAATCACCAGGGCAATTAGCTTCCCATTACGCGCCCAATGCGGCGGTGCGGATCAATGCAAGTGAAAAGCGAGCAGGCGAAATTTATATCGGGTTTGGGGCCGTTGACGATGCGGACTTATCCCTGTCTGAAATGGGCAGTGTGAATGAAGCGGCGGCCAATCTGTTTTCGGTTTTACATGCCGCGGATGCGATGGCAAAGGACGGGCAAACTATTGCCATCGCCCCTGTTCCAATGATGGGATTGGGATTGGCGATCAATGATCGGCTAACGCGGGCGGCAGCGGATCGCGGCGAGATTTGA
- the ugpC gene encoding sn-glycerol-3-phosphate ABC transporter ATP-binding protein UgpC yields the protein MTGVTLKNVVKKYGQTQVIHGVDLTIEDGEFCVFVGPSGCGKSTLLRMVAGLEETTSGQINIGARDVTHTDPAERGVAMVFQTYALYPHMTVEENMGFGLKMNGVSKAEIDQKVGKASEILQLGDYLSRKPAALSGGQRQRVAIGRAIVRGPEVFLFDEPLSNLDAELRVDMRVEIARLHDELDATMIYVTHDQVEAMTLADKIVVLRAGHIEQVGAPMHLFEDPDNKFVAGFIGSPSMNFLNGTATNKGATIDATGQDIETSVTPDAGAVLVGLRPNVIALKEDEDGPLTVSLTEKLGGVSYTYAKTKTGERIVVEVRGAEALQAGTKVSMAFDPAQAYFFDAETEQRLR from the coding sequence ATGACAGGTGTAACACTTAAAAACGTTGTAAAAAAATACGGCCAAACCCAAGTGATCCACGGTGTAGACCTGACCATTGAGGATGGTGAATTCTGCGTCTTTGTAGGGCCGTCAGGTTGCGGGAAATCAACGCTCTTGCGCATGGTGGCGGGCTTAGAGGAAACAACCTCAGGCCAGATCAACATCGGTGCGCGGGATGTGACCCACACAGACCCTGCAGAGCGCGGCGTGGCCATGGTGTTCCAAACTTATGCGCTCTACCCCCATATGACGGTCGAAGAAAACATGGGGTTCGGGTTGAAAATGAACGGCGTGTCGAAGGCAGAAATTGATCAAAAAGTAGGCAAAGCATCAGAGATTTTGCAACTCGGTGATTACCTCTCTCGCAAACCTGCGGCCTTATCAGGGGGCCAACGCCAACGCGTTGCCATTGGCCGCGCCATTGTGCGTGGTCCAGAGGTGTTCTTGTTTGACGAACCGCTTTCGAACCTCGACGCAGAACTGCGCGTTGATATGCGGGTCGAAATCGCGCGGCTACACGATGAACTTGATGCAACAATGATTTATGTGACCCACGATCAAGTAGAAGCCATGACGCTGGCCGACAAAATCGTTGTGCTGCGCGCAGGTCATATTGAACAGGTGGGCGCTCCCATGCACCTGTTCGAAGACCCCGACAATAAATTCGTTGCGGGCTTTATCGGCTCTCCGTCCATGAATTTCTTGAACGGCACTGCAACGAACAAGGGTGCAACCATTGATGCAACGGGGCAAGACATCGAAACATCCGTCACGCCAGACGCGGGTGCGGTCCTCGTCGGCTTGCGCCCCAATGTGATCGCGTTGAAAGAGGATGAAGACGGCCCGCTTACGGTGTCTTTGACAGAAAAACTCGGCGGTGTGTCATACACTTACGCCAAGACAAAAACAGGCGAACGTATCGTGGTAGAGGTACGCGGGGCAGAGGCGCTGCAAGCTGGAACAAAGGTTTCCATGGCGTTTGATCCCGCGCAGGCCTACTTTTTTGATGCAGAAACGGAACAGCGGTTGCGGTGA
- a CDS encoding aa3-type cytochrome c oxidase subunit IV translates to MANYEHGKMDTSAQEAAFDGFIKWSIRVSVASIAILVFLAIFNS, encoded by the coding sequence ATGGCCAATTACGAACACGGTAAAATGGATACATCTGCACAAGAAGCTGCATTTGACGGTTTCATCAAATGGTCGATCCGCGTCAGCGTCGCATCCATTGCAATTCTTGTTTTTCTAGCAATTTTTAACTCTTAA
- a CDS encoding DUF6173 family protein — protein sequence MNDAIKTTAEAAEEATLPERYAVRMGPNGSIVRENQVVTPNADGRQVAQKSPAEWAYERIVMYIQKFEETLNGDEEVGMGFTGGDVGTLRIQGMGYFAPDLITFYGEDPNGAKTQLVQHVSQLNVMLVSSPKVDQAQAPNRIGFKLAAELDNTPTT from the coding sequence ATGAATGATGCAATCAAAACCACGGCCGAAGCCGCCGAAGAAGCCACGCTCCCCGAACGCTATGCGGTGCGCATGGGGCCAAACGGATCCATTGTGCGCGAGAATCAAGTTGTGACTCCAAACGCAGATGGTCGCCAAGTGGCACAAAAATCCCCTGCCGAATGGGCCTATGAACGCATTGTCATGTACATTCAAAAATTCGAAGAAACCCTGAATGGCGACGAAGAGGTGGGTATGGGCTTCACAGGGGGGGACGTTGGAACCCTGCGCATCCAAGGTATGGGCTACTTTGCACCTGATCTGATCACCTTTTACGGCGAAGACCCGAACGGCGCTAAAACACAGCTTGTTCAACACGTTAGCCAGTTAAATGTGATGCTCGTATCTTCCCCAAAGGTAGATCAAGCCCAAGCTCCTAACCGTATCGGTTTCAAACTGGCAGCAGAATTGGACAACACCCCAACGACCTAA
- a CDS encoding SDR family oxidoreductase has protein sequence MSENVTFHDLKDQSVFITGGGSGIGAALTDGFLAQGCKVAFVQRSDASAFVAEMEAKHGSAPLFIKCDITDVSALQGAMAQAAQAHGDITVVVNNAANDARHNLADITSESWDAGQAVNLKHHVFTAQAAHTGMKAAGGGSIINFSSVSYMMGNAGYHGYVAAKAGITGLTRGLARELGGDNIRVNALMPGWVLTQKQKDKWATPEGLAAHLERQCLKEHLVEDDIVDATLFLASKASRMMTGQALVVDGGVVVTG, from the coding sequence ATGAGCGAGAATGTGACGTTTCACGACCTGAAAGATCAGTCGGTGTTTATCACGGGGGGTGGCTCTGGCATTGGGGCGGCGCTGACGGATGGGTTTTTGGCCCAAGGGTGCAAAGTGGCCTTTGTGCAGCGATCTGATGCGTCTGCGTTTGTCGCAGAGATGGAGGCGAAACACGGGTCCGCACCGCTGTTTATCAAATGTGATATTACGGATGTAAGCGCCTTGCAGGGGGCCATGGCACAGGCGGCACAGGCCCATGGCGATATCACCGTAGTTGTGAACAATGCGGCCAATGACGCGCGTCACAACCTTGCCGATATCACATCCGAAAGCTGGGACGCAGGGCAGGCGGTAAATCTGAAGCATCATGTGTTTACGGCGCAGGCAGCGCATACGGGAATGAAAGCAGCAGGGGGTGGTTCGATCATCAACTTTTCATCCGTGTCTTACATGATGGGCAATGCGGGATATCACGGGTATGTGGCGGCGAAAGCTGGGATTACAGGTTTGACACGGGGATTGGCACGAGAGTTGGGCGGGGACAATATCCGCGTGAATGCGCTGATGCCGGGTTGGGTTTTAACGCAAAAACAAAAAGACAAATGGGCCACACCCGAAGGCTTGGCCGCGCATTTAGAACGACAGTGTTTGAAAGAACATCTGGTTGAGGATGACATCGTTGATGCAACGCTGTTTCTGGCCAGTAAGGCCAGCCGCATGATGACGGGCCAAGCGTTGGTCGTGGATGGTGGCGTGGTGGTGACAGGATGA
- a CDS encoding carbohydrate ABC transporter permease, translating into MFPRPIEHSTPAKRTSYQAFLPFALILWLLPLLAIFMTSIRSGKDINSGNVFGIPTEWRLWENYTAVFTQSEAATYMLNSVLITVPTVAISVTLACLAGYALAIYKFRVALPLFFLFVAGNFIPFQILMVPVRDMSVQTGLYDTIAGQFLFHAAFQTGFCTLFMRNFIKALPFDLIESARIEGVKEWQIFWFVVLPLVRPAIAALAVLIFTFVWNDFFWANVLTQGEDAKPITAGIRALNGQFVNNWHLVSAASLLAAMPPVAMFFLMQKHFIAGLTMGAVK; encoded by the coding sequence ATGTTTCCAAGACCGATTGAACATTCGACCCCTGCGAAACGCACGTCCTATCAGGCGTTTCTGCCATTTGCCCTGATCTTGTGGCTGTTGCCGCTGTTGGCGATTTTCATGACTTCGATCCGTTCGGGTAAGGATATCAATTCGGGCAATGTGTTTGGCATCCCGACCGAATGGCGGTTGTGGGAAAACTACACCGCCGTGTTCACGCAATCAGAAGCGGCGACCTATATGCTGAACTCGGTGCTGATTACGGTGCCGACCGTGGCAATTTCTGTGACGCTTGCATGTTTGGCAGGCTATGCGCTGGCGATTTACAAATTCCGTGTCGCACTGCCGCTGTTTTTCCTGTTTGTGGCAGGCAATTTCATTCCGTTTCAAATCCTGATGGTGCCTGTGCGCGACATGTCTGTGCAAACGGGGTTGTATGACACAATCGCTGGGCAATTCCTGTTCCACGCGGCGTTTCAGACAGGGTTTTGTACGCTGTTTATGCGCAATTTTATCAAGGCGTTGCCGTTTGATCTGATTGAATCCGCGCGGATTGAGGGCGTGAAAGAATGGCAGATATTCTGGTTCGTGGTGCTGCCGCTTGTGCGCCCTGCGATTGCCGCCCTGGCAGTGCTGATTTTCACCTTTGTGTGGAACGATTTCTTTTGGGCCAACGTGCTGACCCAAGGGGAAGACGCCAAGCCGATTACCGCTGGTATTCGCGCATTAAATGGGCAATTTGTGAACAACTGGCATTTGGTATCGGCGGCATCATTGCTGGCTGCGATGCCGCCAGTGGCCATGTTTTTTCTGATGCAGAAACACTTTATCGCGGGCCTGACCATGGGCGCGGTGAAGTAA
- a CDS encoding phytanoyl-CoA dioxygenase family protein produces MHHLITQDHIDTYQRDGVVLIKGLFADHVDTLRKGVDVNMSEPGPYAAENLKDGDTGRFFDDYCNWTRITEFEQVIRNSPAAEVAADLMQSNSVQVFHDHVLVKEPGTSKPTPWHQDAPYYFVEGQQTVSFWSPLDPVTDASLRCVAGSHKWEKQVLPTRWLNEDNFYPDSDAYMPVPDPDAEGMDITEWAMDPGDAVAFNYGVLHGARANVSENRRRAFSLRLVGDDARYIERPGPTSPPFPGHDMVAGQKLREDWFPLIFSR; encoded by the coding sequence ATGCATCATCTCATTACTCAAGACCACATCGACACCTATCAACGCGACGGCGTTGTGCTGATCAAAGGCCTGTTCGCCGATCATGTAGACACCCTGCGCAAAGGTGTTGACGTAAACATGTCAGAACCCGGTCCTTATGCCGCTGAAAACCTCAAAGACGGCGACACAGGGCGGTTTTTCGATGATTATTGCAACTGGACCCGCATCACCGAGTTTGAACAGGTGATCCGCAATTCCCCTGCCGCCGAAGTGGCCGCAGATTTAATGCAATCCAACAGCGTACAAGTGTTCCACGACCACGTGCTCGTGAAAGAACCAGGGACATCCAAACCCACCCCGTGGCACCAAGATGCGCCTTACTATTTCGTTGAAGGGCAACAAACTGTCAGCTTTTGGTCCCCGCTTGATCCTGTGACTGATGCGTCTTTGCGCTGTGTGGCAGGCAGCCATAAATGGGAAAAACAGGTGCTCCCAACCCGGTGGCTGAACGAAGACAATTTCTACCCTGATTCTGATGCCTATATGCCTGTGCCAGATCCAGACGCAGAAGGTATGGATATCACCGAATGGGCGATGGATCCTGGCGATGCAGTCGCGTTCAACTATGGCGTTTTGCATGGCGCGCGCGCCAATGTATCTGAAAACCGCCGTCGTGCGTTTTCATTGCGACTGGTTGGGGACGATGCGCGGTATATTGAACGGCCTGGGCCTACTTCACCGCCGTTTCCTGGGCACGACATGGTGGCGGGGCAAAAGCTGCGCGAAGATTGGTTCCCTCTGATTTTCTCGCGGTAA
- a CDS encoding extracellular solute-binding protein, with translation MIRHTKTLLAGVAAAAFMVTGALAGDLRINFDDLNPGPKKGFEDMVEMFKAENPDINVIVNINDREAHKTAIRNFLTADAPDITSWYPGNRMAPFVDAGLFEPVDDVWAENGFNEDLAAIKPTMSRDGKIWGVPYSYYQWGIYYRKDIFDLLKIEEPTTWAELMASCKVMNDNGVKPFTIGTKFLWTAAGVFDYINLRTNGYDVHNDLTAGKIKYTDPRIKQTFINWKQMIDECGFVDNHASMSWQDALAPFANGDAAMYVMGNFAVSGMKDAGLTNDQIDYFQFPEITEGLPRAEEAPADAFFIPTNAKNKEDAKKFLAFVGRADVQTKLNETIGQLPVNSKAKVGDDKFIQEGFATVSTAAGLAQFYDRDAPAAMAKAGMEGFQKFMLDPSTLDEVLAELDRVQEEVYK, from the coding sequence ATGATCCGTCACACGAAAACACTGCTCGCGGGTGTGGCCGCAGCCGCCTTTATGGTGACTGGCGCGTTGGCTGGCGATTTGCGCATTAACTTTGACGATTTGAACCCTGGCCCGAAAAAGGGCTTTGAAGACATGGTAGAGATGTTCAAGGCGGAAAACCCTGACATCAATGTCATCGTCAACATCAATGACCGAGAAGCGCACAAAACTGCGATCCGTAACTTTCTGACGGCGGATGCACCTGACATCACATCTTGGTATCCGGGCAACCGTATGGCGCCATTCGTGGATGCTGGCCTGTTTGAACCAGTGGATGATGTTTGGGCCGAAAACGGGTTCAACGAAGATTTGGCGGCGATTAAGCCAACGATGTCTCGTGACGGGAAAATCTGGGGCGTTCCGTATTCGTACTACCAGTGGGGTATCTATTACCGCAAAGACATCTTTGATCTGTTGAAGATTGAGGAGCCGACCACATGGGCAGAGCTGATGGCCTCTTGTAAAGTGATGAACGACAATGGCGTGAAGCCTTTCACCATCGGGACCAAATTCCTTTGGACGGCTGCTGGCGTGTTTGACTACATCAATCTGCGCACCAACGGCTATGACGTACACAACGATCTGACCGCGGGTAAGATCAAATACACCGATCCCCGCATTAAACAGACATTCATCAACTGGAAGCAGATGATTGACGAGTGTGGCTTTGTGGACAACCACGCGTCCATGTCTTGGCAGGATGCGCTGGCACCATTCGCAAACGGCGATGCGGCCATGTATGTGATGGGGAACTTTGCGGTTAGCGGAATGAAAGACGCCGGTCTGACAAATGATCAGATCGACTACTTCCAGTTCCCTGAAATCACAGAGGGTCTGCCACGCGCAGAAGAAGCCCCTGCGGATGCGTTCTTCATCCCAACAAACGCGAAAAACAAGGAAGATGCGAAAAAGTTCCTCGCCTTTGTGGGACGTGCGGATGTGCAAACCAAGCTGAACGAGACCATTGGCCAGCTGCCCGTGAACTCCAAAGCGAAAGTGGGCGATGACAAGTTCATTCAAGAGGGCTTTGCCACTGTGTCTACAGCGGCAGGTCTGGCACAGTTCTATGACCGTGACGCCCCTGCGGCGATGGCCAAGGCTGGCATGGAAGGGTTCCAGAAGTTCATGCTGGACCCATCCACATTGGACGAAGTTCTGGCCGAGTTGGATCGCGTTCAAGAAGAAGTCTACAAATAA
- a CDS encoding alpha-glucosidase/alpha-galactosidase translates to MSVKIAFIGAGSTIFMKNIIGDALHFPALADADIALMDIDAGRLQESAAVVRKMITTMNARATVSTTMNQRAALEGADFVVVAFQIGGYQPCTVTDFEIPKQYGLRQTIADTLGIGGIMRGLRTVPHLWQVAADMAEVCPDALMLQYVNPMAINTWALAERYPQVKQVGLCHSVQNTVEELAHDLDLPKSEIDYRVAGVNHVAFFLDLEHKGQSLYPRLREGYHAGALPKPPLLMPRCANKVRYEVMDQLGYFCTESSEHLAEYVPWFIKEGRADLIRDFSIPLDEYPTRCVEQQADWAKQAAALDKQAEIPVEKSHEFAAEIMNAVVTNTPYVIYGNLPNTGQAPQLPRGAAVEVPCLVDRNGVQPSVVSDIPPQLVALMRTQINVQELVVRALVDEDVEHIYHAAMMDPHTAAELDLRQIRSMVDDLLVAHGDWLPEFARKRKAA, encoded by the coding sequence ATGAGTGTTAAGATCGCCTTTATTGGCGCGGGTTCGACGATTTTCATGAAGAATATCATCGGGGATGCACTGCATTTTCCCGCGCTTGCGGATGCGGATATTGCGTTGATGGATATTGATGCGGGTCGGCTGCAAGAAAGCGCCGCTGTGGTGCGCAAGATGATTACGACGATGAACGCGCGTGCGACCGTATCCACAACTATGAACCAACGGGCCGCCCTTGAAGGTGCGGATTTTGTAGTGGTGGCGTTTCAGATCGGCGGCTATCAGCCCTGCACCGTGACGGATTTTGAAATCCCGAAACAGTATGGATTGCGTCAGACCATTGCCGATACGCTGGGCATTGGTGGCATTATGCGCGGTTTGCGTACGGTGCCGCATTTGTGGCAGGTGGCCGCGGATATGGCCGAGGTTTGCCCCGATGCGTTGATGCTGCAATATGTGAACCCGATGGCGATTAACACATGGGCGCTTGCGGAACGGTATCCGCAGGTGAAACAGGTTGGCCTGTGTCATTCGGTGCAAAACACGGTGGAGGAATTGGCCCATGATTTGGACCTGCCCAAATCCGAAATTGACTACCGTGTTGCGGGGGTGAACCACGTGGCGTTTTTCCTTGATCTGGAACACAAGGGGCAATCGCTGTACCCGCGTTTGCGCGAGGGATATCACGCAGGGGCTTTGCCAAAGCCACCGCTACTGATGCCGCGTTGTGCCAATAAGGTGCGGTATGAGGTGATGGATCAATTGGGTTATTTCTGCACGGAAAGCAGCGAACATTTGGCGGAATATGTGCCATGGTTCATCAAAGAAGGCCGTGCCGATTTGATCCGCGATTTTTCCATACCGCTCGACGAATATCCCACCCGTTGTGTAGAGCAGCAGGCAGATTGGGCAAAGCAGGCAGCGGCGCTCGACAAGCAAGCGGAAATCCCTGTGGAAAAGAGCCACGAGTTTGCGGCCGAGATTATGAATGCGGTGGTGACGAACACGCCCTATGTTATTTACGGTAACCTGCCGAACACAGGCCAAGCACCTCAACTGCCACGGGGGGCCGCGGTAGAGGTGCCCTGTCTTGTGGACCGCAACGGGGTGCAGCCGAGTGTTGTTTCAGATATCCCACCGCAGCTGGTGGCGTTGATGCGTACGCAGATTAATGTGCAGGAATTGGTGGTGCGTGCATTGGTGGATGAGGATGTTGAACACATCTATCATGCAGCCATGATGGACCCACACACCGCAGCCGAGCTGGACCTGCGCCAGATCCGATCCATGGTGGATGATCTGTTGGTGGCGCACGGCGATTGGCTGCCAGAATTTGCACGCAAAAGGAAAGCGGCATGA
- a CDS encoding MBL fold metallo-hydrolase has protein sequence MKFPHKTTPAEGEAIEIADGILWLRLPLPMKLDHVNVYALADGDGWCIVDTGFYSKRMVATWEKILSGPLGGKPVTRVLVTHHHPDHVGMAGWFQREHGAELVTTRTAWLFARMLLLDNQQTSPPETIAFYQSAGMDPAIIEERRTQKPFNYADIVHPMPLGFKRIQQGDTITIGTRIFDVHIGNGHAPEHATLWSQSDDIVIAGDQIIPGISSNIGVYATEPDADPVQGWLEACEHLQTLAHGDHFVLPGHKLPFTGLPARMRQLIENHHHALERLYDHLKTPSTAAECFPPLFKRTIGPAEYGLALVESIAHVNHLYQQGKITRTRNDAGAWVYEQA, from the coding sequence ATCAAATTCCCCCATAAAACTACCCCAGCAGAGGGCGAAGCCATTGAAATCGCCGATGGTATTTTGTGGCTGCGATTGCCGCTCCCGATGAAACTTGATCATGTGAACGTATACGCGCTTGCCGATGGGGACGGCTGGTGCATTGTCGATACGGGGTTTTATTCCAAACGTATGGTTGCGACATGGGAAAAAATCTTGTCAGGGCCGCTTGGTGGAAAACCTGTTACCCGCGTTCTCGTCACCCATCATCACCCCGATCACGTTGGCATGGCGGGTTGGTTCCAACGCGAACACGGCGCCGAGCTGGTGACAACACGCACCGCCTGGCTGTTTGCGCGCATGTTATTGCTCGACAATCAGCAAACTTCGCCCCCTGAAACCATTGCATTTTACCAATCCGCAGGCATGGACCCCGCCATCATCGAAGAACGCCGCACGCAAAAACCGTTTAATTACGCTGATATTGTGCATCCCATGCCGCTTGGGTTCAAACGTATCCAACAGGGTGACACGATCACCATTGGCACGCGAATTTTTGACGTTCACATCGGCAATGGCCACGCGCCTGAACATGCGACCCTCTGGTCCCAATCCGACGATATCGTCATTGCAGGGGATCAGATTATTCCGGGAATTTCTTCAAACATCGGAGTTTATGCCACTGAACCTGACGCGGACCCCGTTCAAGGCTGGCTAGAGGCTTGCGAACACTTGCAAACCTTGGCCCATGGCGATCACTTCGTTTTACCTGGCCACAAACTGCCCTTCACGGGCCTGCCCGCCCGAATGCGTCAACTGATCGAAAACCACCACCACGCGTTGGAACGGCTTTACGATCACCTTAAAACGCCATCCACTGCGGCCGAGTGTTTTCCCCCCCTGTTCAAAAGAACGATAGGTCCCGCTGAATATGGCCTCGCACTGGTTGAATCTATTGCCCATGTGAACCATCTTTACCAACAGGGAAAGATCACACGCACCCGCAATGACGCAGGCGCTTGGGTCTATGAACAAGCGTAA